In bacterium, a single window of DNA contains:
- a CDS encoding nucleoside deaminase, producing the protein MSASHGTHETFLREALALAEQAHAQGDEPFGAVLVVSGAIVLSASNTVTREHDPTRHAELNLVSQAARSLPRETLRVATLYASTEPCAMCAGAICRTRVSKVVYACSGQGLRDLIGGGMAVPCRQILQRPHHLVEVLGPLLEEDGLALHRRLNWWGAA; encoded by the coding sequence ATGAGCGCTAGCCACGGTACTCACGAAACGTTTCTCCGCGAGGCTCTTGCACTCGCCGAGCAGGCGCATGCCCAGGGCGACGAGCCCTTTGGTGCCGTGCTCGTCGTCAGCGGCGCGATCGTCCTGTCGGCCAGTAACACCGTGACTCGGGAGCACGACCCAACTCGCCACGCGGAACTCAACCTCGTCAGTCAAGCGGCACGATCGCTGCCTCGAGAAACGTTGCGCGTCGCGACGTTGTATGCCAGCACCGAACCTTGCGCCATGTGTGCCGGCGCCATCTGCCGTACGCGCGTGTCGAAGGTCGTTTACGCGTGCTCCGGTCAGGGTCTTCGCGACTTGATCGGTGGCGGCATGGCAGTCCCCTGTCGGCAGATCCTCCAGCGACCCCATCATCTGGTTGAGGTTCTCGGGCCTCTCCTCGAGGAAGATGGGTTGGCACTTCACCGCAGGCTCAACTGGTGGGGCGCCGCC
- a CDS encoding DNA polymerase Y family protein, whose amino-acid sequence MRIACLHVLDVPLAAWLRADPELRGGAVAIADGATPRARIVAVSATARGRGVDIGMTAAQAQAIASDLTLRAASVEAERAAQAALGDVAYSFSPRVEDGAPGTVWFDAGGLGERFASERELAQAALRRAAALGLEAAIGIAGSKVSAELAARGGGGCAVVPASEEWRVLAPLSLDLLAPPPRLRATLRRWGIRTLGDLAALPASALATRLGPEAAALARRARGEDAHPLAPRPLPLQFEEVAELEWGVDALEPFLFVVRGLLDRLLARLAVRGLVCGDLRLSLGLADRGRDERTVTVAAPSNALKALLTLVRVHLEARPPRAAVEIVRLAAVPERLRAAQLDLFRPAGPPPAQLAATLARLGALCGDAAVGAPQVADSHRPDAYGVAPFAAPTGAPASTPAPLALPLALRAVRPPRPLEVFCQRDQPEFVRGDACQGRVVSLAGPWRLAGDWWRPGDLLQRDYYDAHLTDGGVYRLYFDYPANGWFLDGVYD is encoded by the coding sequence ATGCGCATCGCCTGCCTGCACGTGCTCGACGTCCCGCTCGCCGCCTGGCTGCGCGCCGATCCGGAGCTGCGCGGCGGTGCGGTGGCGATCGCCGATGGCGCGACGCCGCGGGCCCGCATCGTCGCGGTGTCGGCAACGGCACGCGGACGTGGCGTCGACATCGGGATGACCGCGGCGCAGGCGCAGGCGATCGCCAGCGATCTCACGCTGCGCGCCGCGTCGGTGGAGGCGGAGCGGGCGGCGCAGGCGGCGCTCGGCGACGTCGCCTACTCGTTCTCGCCGCGGGTCGAGGACGGCGCGCCGGGCACCGTCTGGTTCGACGCCGGCGGCCTCGGCGAGCGCTTCGCCAGCGAGCGCGAGCTGGCGCAGGCGGCGCTGCGCCGCGCCGCGGCGCTCGGGCTCGAGGCGGCGATCGGCATCGCCGGCAGCAAGGTGAGCGCCGAGCTGGCGGCGCGCGGCGGCGGCGGGTGCGCCGTGGTGCCGGCGAGCGAGGAGTGGCGGGTGCTGGCGCCGCTGTCGCTCGACCTGCTGGCGCCGCCGCCGCGGCTGCGCGCGACGCTGCGGCGCTGGGGCATCCGCACCCTCGGCGATCTGGCGGCGCTGCCGGCCAGCGCGCTCGCGACCCGCCTCGGGCCGGAGGCGGCGGCGCTGGCGCGGCGGGCCCGCGGCGAGGACGCGCACCCGCTGGCGCCGCGGCCGCTGCCGCTGCAGTTCGAGGAGGTCGCCGAGCTCGAATGGGGCGTCGACGCGCTGGAGCCGTTCCTGTTCGTGGTGCGCGGCCTGCTCGACCGCCTGCTGGCGCGGCTCGCGGTGCGCGGCCTGGTGTGCGGCGATCTGCGCCTGTCACTCGGCCTCGCCGACCGCGGCCGCGACGAGCGCACCGTCACGGTGGCGGCGCCGAGCAACGCGCTGAAGGCGCTGCTGACGTTGGTGCGCGTGCACCTGGAGGCGCGGCCGCCGCGCGCCGCGGTCGAGATCGTGCGCCTGGCGGCGGTCCCCGAGCGCCTGCGCGCCGCGCAGCTCGACCTGTTCCGCCCCGCCGGGCCGCCGCCGGCGCAGCTCGCGGCGACGCTGGCGCGGCTCGGCGCGCTGTGCGGCGACGCGGCGGTGGGCGCGCCGCAGGTCGCCGACTCGCATCGCCCGGACGCGTACGGCGTCGCGCCGTTCGCCGCCCCGACGGGCGCGCCGGCCAGCACGCCGGCGCCGCTGGCGCTGCCGCTGGCGCTGCGCGCCGTCCGTCCGCCGCGGCCGCTGGAGGTGTTCTGCCAGCGCGACCAGCCGGAGTTCGTGCGCGGCGACGCCTGCCAGGGGCGGGTCGTCTCCCTCGCCGGCCCCTGGCGCCTCGCCGGCGACTGGTGGCGCCCCGGCGACCTCCTCCAGCGCGACTACTACGACGCCCACCTCACCGACGGCGGCGTCTACCGCCTCTACTTCGATTACCCCGCGAACGGATGGTTCCTCGATGGCGTGTACGACTGA
- a CDS encoding integron integrase has protein sequence MRDAVRVRHYSYRTEQAYVAWIRRFILFHGTRHPAEMGEGEIRRFLTALAVERQVSASTQNQALAALLFLYREVLGRDPGWIDEVVRAKRPQRLPVVLTRAEVARLLAALDGTMWIAAMILYGGGLRVIEALRLRVHDLDFERGEILVRHGKGGRDRVTVLPAALAGPMATHLDAVRRRHAADLAAGYGEARLPNALGRKYPGAGREWGWQWVFPAARICTDPRFGPPTRHHLHETAIQKAIHAAARRAGLAQAVGPHTLRHCFATHLLEDGYDIRTVQELLGHRDVKTTMIYTHVLNRGGRGVSSPADRLCASPVMPPGQAAMPSPAPPAPAPRKLLDQRRIRRYSPTRSDPVIPPRTGGGHENR, from the coding sequence GTGCGCGACGCGGTGCGGGTGCGCCACTACAGCTATCGCACCGAGCAGGCCTACGTCGCCTGGATCAGGCGGTTCATCCTCTTCCATGGCACGCGTCACCCGGCGGAGATGGGGGAGGGCGAGATCCGCCGCTTCCTGACCGCGTTGGCGGTGGAACGGCAGGTGAGCGCTTCGACCCAGAACCAGGCCCTGGCGGCGTTGCTGTTCCTGTACCGCGAGGTGCTTGGCCGCGATCCCGGCTGGATCGACGAGGTCGTGCGGGCGAAGCGGCCGCAGCGCCTGCCGGTCGTCCTCACGCGGGCTGAGGTTGCCCGACTGCTCGCCGCGCTCGACGGGACGATGTGGATCGCCGCCATGATTCTCTACGGCGGAGGCCTGCGGGTCATCGAGGCCCTCCGATTGCGTGTGCACGACCTCGACTTCGAGCGTGGCGAGATCCTCGTTCGCCACGGCAAGGGTGGCCGCGATCGCGTCACGGTACTGCCGGCCGCTCTGGCGGGACCCATGGCGACGCACCTCGATGCCGTGCGCCGCCGCCACGCCGCCGATCTTGCCGCTGGCTATGGCGAGGCCAGGTTGCCGAATGCCCTGGGGCGCAAGTACCCGGGTGCGGGCCGCGAATGGGGCTGGCAATGGGTCTTCCCGGCCGCCCGCATCTGTACCGACCCGCGCTTTGGCCCGCCGACCCGCCATCACTTGCACGAGACCGCGATCCAGAAGGCCATCCACGCCGCCGCGCGCCGTGCGGGCCTGGCGCAAGCCGTCGGGCCGCACACGCTCCGGCACTGCTTCGCCACCCATCTGCTGGAGGACGGCTACGACATCCGCACCGTGCAGGAGCTGCTCGGCCACCGCGATGTGAAGACCACGATGATCTACACGCACGTTCTCAACCGCGGCGGTCGCGGCGTCTCGAGCCCGGCCGATCGACTCTGCGCTTCGCCCGTTATGCCGCCTGGCCAGGCGGCTATGCCATCTCCAGCGCCACCTGCACCAGCGCCACGGAAGTTGTTGGACCAGCGTCGAATTCGGCGCTATTCTCCCACACGGTCCGATCCCGTTATCCCGCCCCGCACAGGCGGGGGTCATGAAAACCGTTAG
- a CDS encoding four helix bundle protein: MARDLRSYRGLLVWQQGMRLTQACYHLTRGLPKEERYGLASQMWRAAISVPANIAEGSGRGTRKDFVNFLRIAQGSLRELETYLLLLPTVHLASSAQVLPLLRQVDSIARLLNRLIQSLQRPRA, encoded by the coding sequence ATGGCGCGCGATCTCAGATCGTACCGCGGACTTCTCGTGTGGCAGCAGGGGATGCGGTTGACACAGGCGTGTTATCACCTGACGCGCGGTCTGCCGAAAGAAGAGCGATACGGGCTCGCGAGCCAGATGTGGCGAGCGGCCATATCGGTGCCGGCGAATATCGCGGAGGGGAGCGGAAGGGGGACGCGGAAGGATTTCGTGAACTTCCTTCGCATCGCTCAGGGCAGCCTGAGGGAGCTGGAGACATATCTGCTCCTGCTTCCGACCGTCCACCTCGCCTCGAGCGCGCAAGTGCTGCCGCTTCTTCGCCAGGTGGACTCGATCGCGCGACTCCTGAACCGGCTCATCCAGTCTCTGCAACGCCCTCGAGCCTAA
- a CDS encoding MFS transporter encodes MSVREVPVGTKVRYGFGELGTSLKNEVVNRYLMFFYADTLHVSPTAVGLMMLLGKGWDAFTDPAMGYLSDTTRSRWGRRRPYVLLGAVPMGACFYLLFAPPATLSQGGLLWYLLAVCLALYTCFTVFTIPYLAWGAELARGYHERTAVVQVRSLLGLVGGVAGASVPLMFVTGAADPRSGFAQMGLLLGAAVAAAALVPGLTVSDDGRERLPAASFAHFLQGLGHTFANRDFRLIFITFCLMTVSAAMGTAIQIVVVKYRLNLEAQFPLIALTFGIAFALSFPFWLGLSRRIGKTRAMRIGLLSGCVAPFGWVLVQPGQLAAMLAFMVVAGVATGCLTLFGSQAIDVVDVDELRTGEQRAGAYFGIWAFGLKLAVAVGQFLAGVLLDGVGYVPEATQDPTTLWWLVMLVGPLQSLVTLLGLLVFRRIRFEEADVAAVQAALAARRAAAETISELPAGEN; translated from the coding sequence ATGTCTGTCCGCGAGGTGCCGGTCGGCACCAAGGTCCGCTACGGCTTCGGCGAGCTCGGCACCAGCCTCAAGAACGAGGTGGTGAACCGCTACCTGATGTTCTTCTACGCCGACACGCTGCACGTCAGCCCGACGGCGGTCGGGTTGATGATGCTGCTCGGCAAGGGCTGGGACGCCTTCACCGATCCGGCGATGGGCTACCTCTCCGACACCACCCGCTCGCGCTGGGGCCGGCGGCGGCCGTACGTGCTGCTCGGGGCGGTGCCGATGGGCGCCTGCTTCTACCTGCTGTTCGCGCCGCCGGCGACGCTGAGCCAGGGCGGGCTGCTCTGGTACCTGCTCGCCGTCTGCCTGGCGCTCTACACCTGCTTCACCGTCTTCACGATTCCCTACCTCGCCTGGGGCGCCGAGCTGGCGCGTGGCTACCACGAGCGCACCGCGGTGGTGCAGGTGCGGTCGCTGCTCGGGCTGGTCGGCGGCGTCGCCGGCGCCTCGGTGCCGCTGATGTTCGTCACCGGCGCCGCCGATCCGCGCTCCGGCTTCGCGCAGATGGGCCTGCTGCTCGGCGCGGCGGTCGCCGCCGCGGCGCTGGTGCCGGGGCTGACGGTGTCCGACGACGGCCGCGAGCGGCTGCCGGCCGCGAGCTTCGCCCACTTCCTCCAGGGCCTCGGGCACACCTTCGCCAACCGCGACTTCCGCCTGATCTTCATCACCTTCTGTCTGATGACCGTGTCGGCGGCGATGGGCACCGCCATCCAGATCGTGGTGGTGAAGTACCGCTTGAACCTCGAGGCGCAGTTTCCGCTCATCGCGCTGACCTTCGGCATCGCCTTCGCGCTGTCGTTTCCCTTCTGGCTGGGCCTGTCGCGGCGCATCGGCAAGACGCGGGCGATGCGCATCGGGCTGCTGAGCGGCTGCGTGGCGCCGTTCGGCTGGGTGCTCGTGCAGCCGGGACAGTTGGCGGCGATGCTGGCGTTCATGGTGGTGGCCGGCGTCGCCACCGGGTGCCTGACGCTGTTCGGGTCGCAGGCGATCGACGTGGTCGACGTCGACGAGCTGCGGACCGGCGAGCAGCGCGCCGGCGCCTATTTCGGCATCTGGGCCTTCGGGCTCAAGTTGGCGGTGGCGGTGGGCCAGTTTCTCGCCGGGGTGTTGCTCGACGGCGTCGGCTACGTCCCCGAGGCGACCCAGGATCCGACCACCCTGTGGTGGCTGGTGATGCTGGTCGGGCCGCTGCAGAGCCTGGTGACGCTGCTCGGCCTGCTGGTCTTCCGCCGCATCCGCTTCGAGGAGGCCGACGTGGCGGCGGTGCAGGCGGCACTGGCGGCGCGGCGCGCGGCGGCGGAAACGATTTCCGAATTGCCGGCAGGCGAAAATTAG
- a CDS encoding GxxExxY protein, translating into MMGTEVTEGIIGAAIEVHRTLGPGLLESIYEECLAEELGLRRFSVERQYAVPLVYKGRCLGADLRVDLLIDDLVVVELKAIGKILPIHAAQVVTYLRLTQKPFGLLINFNVPLLKDGIRRYLNPLLLRSSVPSV; encoded by the coding sequence ATGATGGGAACAGAGGTGACGGAGGGAATCATTGGAGCTGCGATCGAAGTGCATCGCACGCTCGGGCCAGGGTTACTGGAGAGTATTTACGAGGAATGCCTGGCCGAAGAGCTCGGCCTCAGAAGGTTTTCTGTCGAACGGCAATATGCGGTGCCGCTCGTCTACAAGGGACGATGCCTTGGAGCGGATCTGAGGGTCGATCTTCTCATCGATGATCTCGTAGTCGTCGAATTGAAGGCTATCGGGAAGATTCTGCCGATTCATGCAGCGCAGGTCGTCACGTATCTCCGCCTCACCCAGAAGCCCTTTGGACTCCTCATCAACTTCAATGTTCCACTTCTGAAGGATGGGATCCGCCGGTATCTCAATCCTCTTCTTCTCCGTTCCTCTGTTCCCTCCGTGTGA